The Thamnophis elegans isolate rThaEle1 chromosome Z, rThaEle1.pri, whole genome shotgun sequence DNA window GAAAAATCAATACTTCCAACTCggacttttttaaaagataagtTTGAAAATGTGATCCAATTAATAATATCAAATCCAGTCTCTAACTCTCCATTCTCATTAAATGAAATTTTTTGCCTGGCACTATTATTGAATGAAACTTTTCGCATGAATTGGTTGAGCTAAATGAGGGGGATAGAAGCCTAATACATAGATATGTATCAGGATGTGCAACAATACACCTTCTCCCTTTTAAAGTGTTTAGCTAAGAAGTTCTTTTAGAAGTCTGATAAGCAGaaaagacaacaacaacaacaacaacaacaacaatagaattAATAAATACTTAACATTACTAATTATCATGATGATTAAACAATCTTTATagcacaaaaataaagaaaaatgcaatGAAATAACATATATGTCaggcctgaaagccatctttCACATTGGGACTTCAGTTCTATTGGAAAATGGGAGGGATtacatggagtatgggagatatataatcTAACtaaaattcctttctcagagagtcaaggacacctcaTCGTGCacatggagtggtgtgactgggaggcatatcCAGTTGGGACAGGGCCTgcttgggccatgtgatgggcaTGTAGGTGCTTgtcagggacttgaacttttaattaccatatttttcggagtataagatgcaccagagtataagacgcacaaagattttgaagaggcaaaatgtaaaaaaaacatttctgcactctgcagacctccccaaaacagcccgtttttcacaaaaacagacttggattttgtcaaaaaatggcatTAATAGCCATTAGGAGGCTAATAGAATGCTCTTGGGGGCAGGGGGcctcaaaatgagcaaaaaccagtgCATTCTTTGAGAAAATCACCCCTTTTTTGTattaaaaagggggcatgcatagcctttggtAGGCTTAtgaaacagcctgtttttggctCAAATCTGCCCACTTTtttaggggaaaaggtgcattttatactctgaaaaatacagtaggtggggaaaacctggaagttttcagatttgggttttcccagaagtgccaatatgacatctctaataaaatggaactttaaggaacctcaagcctcggagtcttagTTAGTAGGaatgttacttggaactctgataATACCTAAGTATTAAGCagtttaaaacagaataaaatattatttctaatgGATTTGGGGGAAAATAATATAAGAGAGACATAACACACAGAGAGATAATAAATTTGTGATATccttatgtacagtatataaaaaaaacAGTGTGTGGGAATGAATATTGCAGAAGGTTTTATAATTTAAGAAACGTTTTTGAAATATTAATGTGTATTGGACACATTTAATGTATCcaataaagaaattaaagaaatggTCTCAGTCTTTCAATTAAATTGAATTTGGAATATCTCTTTGGATTTCAGAAATTTCATATTTATGCAGTGttacatatgtatgtattaatAGTATGCTGTATTTTATAGCTTGTTGatgataaattaattaattgataaaTTTATGTTTATCAAAAGTACATGATTTCATCTACATTGTAAAAATAAATTCTTCAAAAATGTAGAAGGAGGATACAATGACTCTGTAATTTGTCTTCTTGGGATCTTACCTTCCATAGATGTTGAATAAAATCTTTCCCCTTGATTTCAACATTTCCTACTCTGTAATTCATTATAGATGAATGGAAGTCGTGCAAAGCATGGGCCACCACATAGATGGCATTGTACATGCTGTAGCTGTAGTCAGTCATGTCCATTTCAAATACAGAGGTAGGAATATCTGCCAGTTTCTCCTCTCCAGTACAGGTGGCCCCATCTTCCTTTTCTACTGCAGAGTTGGAGAAGGAACATTCAAGTGCATTTTCCCAGAACATCTTGATAAAACTCTCTTCCTTTTCCAAGATAGGGTTTTTTGATTGAGCAAATTGCTGGAATCCCAATATCCTCTCTGAGTGAATTGCAAATGATAGTGCACCATGCAGGAAAACCAGGTCACCATATTTTTGAAAGGGAAGTGAAGTGAAACCCATCTGGAGTGTCATGATCCAGACTTTACCTTTTATCCATAGTGAAAAATCATCAATTTCCAAATTAGTGGAAAGAAATCTTAGAGTTATCATGTTCCCAAAGTTACCATGAACCACCACTGCTATAGCATTGCTTTTCATAACCACTTTGTACATTTTCAGACCTGTTTCTATCATTTCTACAATGCTATCTGTATAAACAGGGATGGGAAATTTTTGAACGAAGTCGAAGCAGATACCACTCTGGGCAGCCATGGGAACCAACATTTCACCACTGTCATTATCTGCTAACATGAGCCCAACCCATGTCCATGTGAAATATAACAGCAATTTAGAAACAGCCTGGTACTGAGTGTCCATATTTGGTAACATCTGTTGGTAGATAGCAGCTTGTTCTTTTCTGCGAATTTCAGGAGCAGAACCATATATTACCTAGAAACAAACAATAAAAGGAATTAAAGGTGTGCAATCATTCTTTCCCTGTTTCGCtagcaaatctatctatctatctatctatctatctatctatctatctatctatctatctatctatctatctatctatctatctatctatcatctatctatctaaatggctatgtgtgtgtatgttccagcatatctCTGGaataccttgagcaatttcaaccaaactaggtacacaaatgacttactctttggaaaaacccactgtgggggtaagacacctatAACACCCATTGGGGaggatgttctgttaagatacagcctgttgtgccttaaaatggtgtCTGCTGTATTGcagtaaaatggtttctactacatagtgcagtggagttgccatggtaacagctttacggtactccacaagggggctccatctggtaagggggaaaatccaacattagaaattatgttttttCTAGACATTTCccccatataaataaatacccaggcaacgccgagTTATCAGCCAGAACTAAACTAAAATCCATGTATATTTTGCATTTGTATTCAAGGTGAGCTAAGTTTCAGCTTTTCTTACAACTTAGGAAAATTAGTTCAATTGGCAGATCTCCTGCTGTACACGGAGATATTATGTCATCATTTCCACAGATGAGATGCAAGAGAAAAAATAGCTCCTTGTTTCAACATTCTATTAGATTTTGCAAGCAGTTACACCAATTCAAAATTCACAGAGAAGAGGCATATCCTTCTATGTTACTATAGAAAAAACTTATAAAATAATCTCCAGTTCAAGGATTTCCAATATCGTATCTTGAGACACAAATTTTATTTGTGTACAAGCTATATCACTtaaattaaatgttaattttattAACTAATATTTGCAATGTATTATTTCACAGATAAGAAAACTCCACCTGTTCCTTTAACTACTAATAATACAGtattattagagccgaggtggcacagtggttagagtgcagtactgcaggctacttcagctgactgctagctgcagtttggcagactGAATTTCACCAGACTCAAGCCATCCAATCTTCTGAGATAGGTAAaaggagaacccagattgttgggggcaatatgctgattctgtaaaaccacttcgagagggctgtaaaagcacaatgaagtggtaataagtctaagtggtattgctttACGGCGTAAGAAGTCCATTTAACTTTCAAGGTGAATATAAGCAGCTGGATCCAAGAGGAGGCATGGCCAGCATTGCAGCAGTACAACACAGTTTTCCGGGCTCCAAAGAAGTATCAATTTCCCTTCCATTTTGGGGGTCTCATTGTGGATTGGAGCCATCTTGTAGGGATTGTGAGTAGCAGAGGCATGTGTTGCTTTTGGAACTCTTTTTTCCCATTAATTGAACAGTGAGAACAAACTATAGTGCCATCTAGCAGCACCAGAGGAAATATATTAAATTTAGTCAAAGaacaaagaggaaaacaagaagggAATGACCTTGGACAATGTTTAAAGGCTTGGCAAACTGATAATAATTGTctcttaaaaaaaggaaataacaatAGCTGTgtaattttttacttttttcatttttatctatAACTTTGGAGGTTTGGGATTTTTCTCTATTTGGAAAATTGGAACTTAAATTTTGAAGATGCCCCTTTTtaagatattttttattttttctcttttcattctctctccttttaatttttctgggagttggagttatTAAGGTGGATAACTCTACCATTgctttttatcattttcttttttctctctctctctctctctgactttctttttttctgcaattttttttattttttatgagaaaatatttcttttggaATTAAAAGACATGTGGATTAGGGTACAAAGAATCAAAAGATTTGGAATTTGATTTGTAATTTAAATTTGAAAAGGTGAAATTGGATCACCTGGGGGTAGAATTTGGTTGGTTTCGGTGGACTTCAGGATCCTGAAATTTGGATTACAGTTTTTCTTGGCATTTGGATTACAAAGTTAAATATAAGGAGGAAGATAGAGAAAATAATGGCATGTTCATCAGTAGTAACAACATATTCCATCCCtacaacacaaaaataatcaaataccACAACACAATAAGATAAAACTAGTACTGAATGAAAAATCATACTTCAAGCTATGCATGAAGATCTtaaggaaagaataaataaagtagatgagaaaatgaaaaaaaatatatagaagaaCAATTAAAAGAGATTAAGGAGATGATGGGGGGAAATGAACAAAGATTACAGAAGGTGGAGGAAAAAGTCAAATTAACGGAAAAAAGTGGAGGAGATGGACTATAGACTTACAATAATGGATAAGAATCAGGGATGTATAAATATATCCTGGGAAATGGATAAGGCTTATTATTacttaatatttcaaaatattgaagaagaaaaagcagcagaAAAGATTGCAGAGATAATATTGGAAACATTAAAAGAGAGTAAAGAAAAGGTGTTAAATGGGATCGATGAAATATACAGGGTACATACAAGTTATACCATGAGAAACAACCTACCTGGAGGggtacatgtaagatttactaaaaaaATATTAACACCAGAGATTTTGCAGGCCATAAAAAATACTACGATAAAATACAAATCCAGAGAGATAGTGGTTTTGAAGCAAGTACCAAGAAATGGTATAAGACCTAAGAAAATAATATCAATTCTTGACCATATGTTTGATTAAAAAAGGAGTGAGTTTCAGATGGCTAGTATCAGAAGGGATACTAGTGAACTGAAAAGAACAAAGGCACAGATTGGACTCCATAAAAATGCAGAACTATTTTATGAACAATATTTTGGATTACAAGAGGAAGAGAGATCGAGAGAGGAAATACAtataaagaagagaaggagatagACTAAAGAGAGTCAAATAAAGGACAAGAAGAGTGTTACAAGAGGGGACAAGAGCAAAGGAGGTgaaagtccttcaggattgggcggcctataaatcttgcaaaatcttgcaaataaataaataaatagtgtaggaaggggaagatgagaggaggagtgtgggacagggaggggaagaagaaaagaaaaaggagagaaggaaagaagaagataaAGAAGGGAGGTTGGGATGATTGGAGGTACaagtagggttgttgtaaaataaaatgGATGTATTGCAATGAATTGTGAAAAATGTTAAAAGACAACATATAAATATTAACAGTACTTATATGAGAAATTAAACCAAAATTGATACTGAATGTGCTATAAAAATATATTGCTAAACACAAAGTTGGGTCAACCTTTATATATTCACTTTGGAGAATACtcattttgttgaaaaatatagCACTTtacaaaatacaacaaaaatatagCAATGTATGGTAGTATTACAATTATAATCATGTTTTAAATAAAGGTTGAACAGTCTACCTTCAAGGCTCATGTGTTTCTAGCACCAGTTTGACAAGTCTAACCACACTATTCCATGTATTTAGCAATTATTTCTCTGAAGTAATCAATGAAATGTTACTTCTGAACAATATATAGTACCCCCATTAATACTCTAGCCCATtgaaatgataaaaatgataaCAATGAAGACCTTATGGCATAATCATACTACTGGACCATTCACTTGCAGCCTTCAGAACCCTACATTTTTTGAAATGACACAACACAATTACAATCACAACATTTCCCCCCCATGAACAATTCTGTAGAGAAGCAACAAATGGATTTTATACCATATAACTGATATCACCAGAAACAACATACCTGTGGCATCTTGAAGAGGGAAAGGATGTTAGCCATGTTTAGATAGATATCAGAGGAAGGTCCTCCAATGACTGCTATTGGTCTGTTTTGAACATCACAGTTGTAGTTAGGTATGAATTGGCCATTGTAAAGAAGAGCTCCAATGAGGCACGGTATGTCCAACTTGGATCAAAATAGCTATTATAAATATGGGAGCCCAAGGTATGGTTTGGTAAAATAGAGGGATCTCTATTGATCTCCATGATGGCAAATTCTAAAGCCAGGATGGATTGATAAGTTGGAGTCATGACTCTAAAATAAGCATTATATATCTTGTTGTTATACACTCTGCTGAAACTTTGATGTATAGTATATATCAATTCAGTCTAATGTTCTCCACAATTGTCTGCgtttttctctgtctgtctttctatctatctatctctatctgtctgtctacagtatctatctatctatctatctatctatctatctatctatctatctgagagagacagacagacagtttgATAcaactgtagatagatagataaagattagATTATTACTGCATTTTACATTTGCCCGCATATAAATAATACTTTTTGATATGTCAATCAATTCATCCATCCAacaatcaaattatttttaaaactaatatTATTGCCTTTTGAAAACTACTATGAGAATATTTTCACTCCAATGACAATTTTTACCTCcaaattatatttaaagaaatgtaCTTTCCCTTCAAAAAATCATATATTAATGTATTCATTATTGGTCTCCAAATAAACATAAACGTTTCTTTGAGATAAAACatgtattccagtggtgggttgcagggaaTACGCACCGGTAAAGGCATActggatcctgcccggagcaccggataccgttctggtacggtgctcagaagggcccacccacccacccaggctcCTTACCATTCCTTTATGCTGTTGGCACTTCTGCGCACACCCATGGTGCGTACTGAGTCTGTGCAACACTctgtggagcagctggagtgtcacagaggcttGCAAAAGTGTCATTTGAtgctagcatgcatgtgtgtgctgtgcgCATATGCGCATACaccacatgtgtgcatgtgggtaACTTCGGGGCCGTTCCAACCGGCCGTtccggaatccggaacccaccactgatgtattctctttctttaaaaataatctctGTATTACATTATGaacataaaaataattcataAGTAAAGGAActactctattctttctttttctctttatctccctgtcttattgtattgtaaatttaTCCCTGtgaatttacagacatttctttgacagcaatagcacttagacttagatgccactttacagtgctctacagccccctctaagcaggtTACAGATTCAGTATATTGgctctaacaatctgggtcctcattttactgacctcagaagggtggcaggttgaatcaaccttgagcctgttaaGTGAGTTAACTCTGCACTACTgtgttctaaccattgcaccaccacatcTCTTTTTGGTGCTGAAATAAACTAGGCATTTGTCTTATTGATTGGACtatgtttatttttcttaatgaaaggaagaaaaatgcctTAACTATAACAAAATTAAATGATAGAAATATGTTAAGCATTTTACCCCATAGAGATAGTGACCACTTCCTTGCCATTGCTTCAACTTCCTTGAAGTTCtttgccattgcttgcttctTAGAACTGAGACAGAGGGATTGgatcaagatcacccagctgtcttCATGTTTAATATGCAATTAGGCAACATGGTCTCAACCTTTCCAGCTTGAACATTACACAAAACTGCCTCTGTTATAAAATATTAACCCTATGATATTTCAGGGCTACTGATTGGTTGTAATTTAAGCATTCTCTACTATAAACTTTTGTTGCTTATATTACTTATCTCTTGTCCCttactatatttttatattctttaaatgTTTGTTATATCAGTACtatttcttttcttgaaaatataatgaggagggagggagggagggagggaggaaggaaggaaggaaggaaggaagatcatagAAGGTCAAAGAACAAGAGataaagacaagaaaaaaagcCACTCATCAAAGAACAAATTAAACACAGTTAAAATAaagactttttttctctttctctctttttatatatatttaaaaaaaaccttacgcAATTTCCTCAAAGAGTTCTTTAGAAGGAAGTTTTCTGAAGTCTATCATTGTATAGAAGATGTAAATCTGAGAGACAATGTCCACAACAATGAAGTCTCCTGACTGATATTGCTTATGAACAAAAGGCAAAGGATCACTAGTCCTACATTTAGCACTGGGAATCATGTTCATCATTTCAGGCAAAAGCACTAAGACCAAGGCTGCAAATATCACCATCATGAATAAAGTGTTTTATCTGTGAGCCAATGTATGTTTCCCAAAGCTGTGCCTCATTAAGGGCATTTCTGCTTGCCCTGGTATGCAAACAATCCCTTGGCCACTAAGAAATGAAATTGAAAACAATGACATGGGGGATTGCTAAAAACAATGGAAAGATCAACAATTAGGAATTAAAGCTTTAGGAAACTATTAAcagtaaacatgttttttttctcagTAAACTTCAGTGCTTCTTTAGTGGGATGGTAAGAGATCCAATTGTCTATAATTCCTGAGAGCAATGagggtttaaaaaagaaaaataaccttgCTGCTGTTGTGCAAAAATAGGAAAAAGCTAGTTGGTTTTCAAAGCAAAATGGATTTATGTTAATTCACAGGATATCACTAATTTCTTGGTTTGACATCCCACCATGTCTCAAAGCTGTTGAGAAtgcacaaaatagaaaaaaaataaaatttaaaaatgtaaaaactataaaatgtgtgtgtgtgtgtgtgtgtgtgtgttgtatttgtgctgataaatagataaagggagactaatatagatctatttcaagctatttagttctcatcagctagccatacaattactgggattcaaacctgggctgtattacatattaggcacatgtgttaaccactaagccacaggctctcctccgttatcagctgagccagggagaaaggtatatatttaaagtcacaacccctggtatgcccaaatatgggaggaagttcactgcttctattctctgtccatcggcttgtcacaagagaccatccatacagaaacccaatatttttactgtctgGGACCAAAAGGGCGCTCTTTTGGCCAGGAAGGAGTCAGCTTTGGATGTGGAACCATGGAGTCTTTTCAAGTGCTTAAGCTGAGCAGAAGGAATGGCCCTTCCCCAAAATGGTCTCACCCACTTTAGACCAACTTGTGTAAGGCAAGACCGGCAGGCAGGCGGGTGCGTGACTCAGCCCAGGAAAATGTAGAAGTTTTGGAGCTTCCCAACCCACCTGCCTCAACTGACCAAGATCGGCAGAATATGCCTGAGGGTGCTTCACTTCACTGTGATAGAAGAAAtgttgttgcttttgttttgttttttcatctCATTCTAAAATGATAGAGACAATCCATGTTAAATATCGCATAGTACTTCAtctactatttttattttgtactgcAAAAATTGTATCAAGATGTGTAGAAAATGCAGATGCCCCTTATTTAATATAACAACAATAGGCACTTTTCTCAAAGTGTGAcctaacagaataaaagaggtggaagggaccttggaggacttccagtgttggaggatccacaacctctggaggaaagttgttttatTGATAAATCGTTATaattattaggaaatttctcctaaaatCAAGTTGCTTTTCAATCAAACTTGTatacagattacttactctctagaaaaaaatactgtgggagtaagacactcgtaacacccctcagggtttatgttctgttaagatacagtctgttgtgccttaaaatgccttctactgtactgtcatgaaatggcttctactgtacagtgaaagggaattgccatggtaatgttgtcactgtactccacaaggggctccctctggtaaaggggaaaatccaacattagagatTACTTTTGGTCCGGAAATttcccactataaataaataccctcgGAACACTGGGTTTTCAGCTACTACTTGAATAAAAGTGTGAATGTATTAAACTAGAATTGTGCAGAGCTTCAGATTCAAAGGTAAAAAGGTATTTTGGAGCATATGGGATACCTGTTGGCAACTCCTTAAGCCTAACATTTCTCTAACTGCGATATGAGTATTATTGAGGAGAAGAGCTATATCAtctaggaaaaagagagaaatgatttAAGGAACTGCAGGAAGGGACTCCATTCCAACCCCTAAATTTCACAAAGCATTTCTTGACCTTTGCACTCTAAGCCCCATGCACCCTGATGTATACATCCTGTTGCTGTTGAACCAAaatttcaaactgtcagttgtagAGATTAGTGGAAGGTGTAATTCTGAGAATTATACATTCGTATAAATACCTTAAACAGAAGTCTCTCTGATCATTAAAGATATTTGAATGGCTGCATTTTCTAAGATGATCGCTTTCACCCTAACATTTGTTACATTATTCTCTTGTTTAAGACACATCCAAACGATTATTTCAGGATCTACTATTTCAGGATCTTCTTTAACAAACTAAAATGGTGTTTATGGAATCAAGAGTGAAGTTAATTTTTGAAAGTTGAGATTATTATTGCTGCAATAATAGTGGTGCAATCACCTGTTTCATTAATTATGCCTTTTTCAGTGAATTGTGGGAGAAAGTATTAAGCATGATTTATGTACATGTTAAGCTTTTCTCTGCAGATAAGATATTTGTGCAATTAAAAGTAAACAATATCTGTTTCCATTTaaattctcttcttttttattatgaATAGTGTAACACCAGAGACCATTTCATGATTTAAATATATCTGCATAGAATTGTGGCCTAGCAAGTTTTTTTAATCAGGCcatcatattttatattaatatgttgttttgctttttaaaaattctttgttGTTCAGATCAGGTCTCCAGACAATGATGTAGCATTTGGGAGAAAAGATACAAAGCAGTAATCCAGCACTGGAAGCTATAATGGAGAAGATTTCCACAGCAACCATGTATTTTCCCTTTGAACTCAGGTATGCTGGAATAAAAGacaaccaaacactgcagaagaccaacatactgaaggtgataaatttggcttcattgaaagcatcAGGCAATTTCCTTGCTAGGAAAGCCAGTGTGAAACTGACAACAGCAAGGAAGCCCATATAACCCAAGACACCGTAGAAAAGGAAGGCAGATCCTTTGTTACACTCTAGAATGATTTCTTCTGCTATTGACTTCATATCAGcatctgggaatgggggagagaTGATCACCCatataatacatatattaatTTGAATAAAGGAGCAGAAGGATACTATCAACATGCCAAGACTTTTCCCCACCCACTTGCTCATCTTGGACcctggcttggtagccatgaaagccagaaccACAATAATGGTTTTGGCCAAAACACAAGAAATggccactgagaagatgatg harbors:
- the LOC116521805 gene encoding vomeronasal type-2 receptor 26-like gives rise to the protein MVIFAALVLVLLPEMMNMIPSAKCRTSDPLPFVHKQYQSGDFIVVDIVSQIYIFYTMIDFRKLPSKELFEEIAPIAVIGGPSSDIYLNMANILSLFKMPQVIYGSAPEIRRKEQAAIYQQMLPNMDTQYQAVSKLLLYFTWTWVGLMLADNDSGEMLVPMAAQSGICFDFVQKFPIPVYTDSIVEMIETGLKMYKVVMKSNAIAVVVHGNFGNMITLRFLSTNLEIDDFSLWIKGKVWIMTLQMGFTSLPFQKYGDLVFLHGALSFAIHSERILGFQQFAQSKNPILEKEESFIKMFWENALECSFSNSAVEKEDGATCTGEEKLADIPTSVFEMDMTDYSYSMYNAIYVVAHALHDFHSSIMNYRVGNVEIKGKDFIQHLWKLNQFMRKVSFNNSARQKISFNENGELETGFDIINWITFSNLSFKKVRVGSIDFSQEKMVTIDEDDMDECFQCPEDHYPNEKNNFCLPKVITFLKYKETLGAVLATSALFFSLVTVGVLWIFIKHQDSPIVKANNRNLTYVLLVALLLSFLCILLFLGKLHKVTCIFRQIAFGIIFSVAISCVLAKTIIVVLAFMATKPGSKMTKWVGKRLAMFIVSFCSFIQINICITWVIISPPFPDADMKSIAEEIILECNKGSAFMFYGVLGYMGFLAVVSFTLAFLARKLPDAFNEAKFITFSMLVFCSVWLSFVPAYLSSKGKYMVAVEIFSIIASSAGLLLCIFSPKCYIIVWRPDLNKKEFLKSKTTY